The genomic interval CAGCTGCTGATATATTAATCCATCAAGAACAAGAGTCAACTGTCATAATTCGATAGGAAAAAGCTATGCTTTAACTACCATGTCAGTCAACCGTTACAATTTTTGTTTAGGAAGAAGAAAAATCtatttatccaaaaaaaaatatattattacacTATAAATTGGTGTGAAATTGTATTTGTTTGACAAAGTATTCTTCGAAGCAAGGCAAAAATTTAGCAATAGCAGCAAAAATATAGATTTCAGGAATGAAGGAGAACTAAAATATCAGATCTTCAGCATTCCGATGGGAGAACCGACTGGTCTCCATCTAATCTTTAGAAAGGTCTGTGTGAAGACCAAGAATCGTATAGAAAGTAGATTGCTAAGAGCAAAGGAGAGTCATTATCCTTGATGAACGGTAGCTTTAGGTATGCCCTGCAAGAACAGAGCCCTTGCAGCAGAGTCGGTGGAGTATTGACCCAGCACAGCGATTGTAGCTGTACTACTTCCAAACTTCTCAATCCCTCTTGATATCATACAAGTGTGGTTAGCCTCCACAACGACAATCACATCGCCTCCTAAAAACGAGGACACTGTCTCTGCTATCTGTCGAGTGAGCCTTTCTTGTACTTGCAGCTTGAAACCGTAAAAATGAACTACTGACTGTAAAAGGGATTTCCCGACGGGATTGAGACCTTCAGAACACATGTATCCGATATGCACAACACCATGAAAGGGAAGCAAGTGATGCTCGCATTGAGACCAAAATGGCAAGTTCAGTTCAGACTGCATTTGTTTCTCCTCCTTGCAGCCGACTTTTCCATTAGGATTTGGACAATCTGTCTTACCGAAAACCAAGCTATTTAGCTTCATCTCCAACTTAGTGTTCTGAAAGTTCATTAACCATTTCACAAAACGAGCAGGAGTTCCTAAAAGTTCCTTCCTTGAAGGATCTTCACCTAATGACCTAAGAATCGAGGCTACAGCAGTGACCATTGCCTGATTGACTGGCTCTAACTTGGAAGTAGCAGACTGAGACGGGCACCAAGATTCAACACTAGAGCGCCTCATGGATGTTTCATCAACACTTATTCCTCTGAATTTCAGAAGGCTGAAAAAATCACCCCAAGCTTCTGCACTTTCGTCTTCAAAAACTCCTGACCCTGAGCGGACTGGCAACTCCACCCACCCTTTGTGATTTGAGTCGAGAAAGACAGATTCTAGATTCGGGAAATGAATGTGTAAACACTGGAGCATAACAGCCACACCTGCTGGCTTGATGCTACGATGCAGAGCCAAACAGACTTCATTTGCTAGACGCTTTGGATCTTGAAGACGTTTTGCAAAAACATCAGCAACCCTAGAAAGCTTGCTTAACCCAACAACTCGTCTACCAGATGGGACATAACCCACATGACACTTGACCTGGAAAGGAAGCAAGCATGATTCACAATACGAAAACAGATCAAGATCTCGAACAACCACAAGCCCACCAACACCTCCAGCTTGCCCAACAGCATTGTCCACACCAACTTCAGGAAATAAAGCACCTTGCACTATATCTTTAGTCTTAAGTCTGTAACCTGAACAAGgaaaaattatatgattatttcgtacttaattattagtttggtTAGACACAAGAATCTACCAAAACCATTCATAGATTCACTTACACACAAGCTCACTCACCCAACCACTCAATCATAGCTTCCTAGTAGTGGACTTTAATGATTTATCATCAGCTTTTAATGAATCCACTTACTGATTTGAGGCACAACTAACCAAAATTATTACCTACCTACACAATCCCATTTGGATACTGATCTGGGCATGCCTAATTCAATTCATTGACAGCAAAAAGACAAAAGAACTTTGTAATAAGAATCTCAACATAGTTGTCAAACAATAATAAAGTATTACCAAGTTATCAAATTTATTGATAATGAACAAGTACACAAAGCTGAAACATCAGCTTATAATACTGAGCAAGTTTTAATTGAAGTAAactaaaatgaaaaagaaacatATAAAGGAATTTGTCAGCAAAAATCACTATCAGAATCAGCATATATATTAGAGAAGAAGATCTAGTATTAACAAGCAAAATACCTTTAGTTCCCTCTCGAAGAGCCTTGGCGACCCGAAGTGGAGTCTTTCTGAGACCTTCTCTGTTAACATCTTCGTTAAGACCTTGAAGCAGAACTTTGACGGCATCTTCGATAGCCATAGTCTCTGGTTCTCCTTCAAAACCCATCTCATGGCAACTTAATGGAACTCCTTTCTCAAGCTCCTCATGGAAATGTCCCTCATCCAAAGCACCCATTTGAAAGAACAACGAATTAAACCCAGGAATGAATTGAATCCCACTCGAAGAGCAAGAGCTTGGTTAGAACCCAGAAGAGAACAGATCGAATAACAAAATCAAATCtctgagaagaaaaaaataaacaccAGGGTAGTAATGAAGACAGAGCATAAGAGAAGTAAGAACCGGAAGTATCAAAGATTGacccaaaagaaaaaaagaaaactttaTCAAACTAAATTGAAACCCAGCCAAAATAATTAGGAAAATGATATTAAAAATCAATAATTTGAATGGTCAGAAAATGGAGGCAAAAAGGGTAAGAAAAGAGAGGCTAAAGACGATGCGAGAAATTGAACCAAGGGTTCCAAGGCAAGAGCTGATagatacatttatatatataggattATGGGATCTGTCATCGGAAACCAGGACCCACCACCACAAAAGCCAGTACCAGAGTCGGCGGCTTCTCTTTTCTGCTATTTTCCTTATCTCCAATCCAACTCGCTCTGTTCtctgctatatatatatataaatatatataaataaaaatattaatgcaTTGAAGAGATCAAGGCAGTGATGTAGGGTGGGGATGGAGACCTGGGCTGGGATTGAATTGAGATACCAACCAGCCAATCGGGGTATGGCCCTGTTCCACTACTCTTGCACCGTTAAACGTGTTGGGTTGGAttcagctttttttttttattaaaatatagaattttttgaaagtaaatattgaatttttattaatttcttaaatCAGCCTCACGATAAGATTACTCAGAAGTAGTCTCTTTTTAtacactattttttattttattatttaaatttataatttccgGTAATTTTTATATAAGTTGCTATATAAATTttggttaaattttaaattgttCTGTCAATTGCTATGTAAATtactaaatttttgtaaaaataataataataaaaaaattcattaaagatgtaaaaatgaaaaaatttctataaatttttaaagtataaATAAAACTCGGCATAGTTGAATTGAGCACTATTATTATACACCTTAAAGTACCTAAAAGGTTAAAACCATATCGAGATACGTTGTAAGcatttagtaatttttatattatttattaaattaaaatgtataaaatttaatattaaattacattaataataatatatcattacTTATAATTCTTAATAAGATATCCTCTAACATTTATCGAGTTAGATTGTCCTTGAGACGAGAGGAAATTAGACTCTAaattctttttatattgtcctcttttatttttactctattttttaaagtctatcatttttatttttatttttaaacattttaccAATTTTACCTCTATCACTTTAATATACTTTTTATGTGACTCTTTTACGTCAAAGTATTTTGAGTACtagatatatttttattaaatataaataaaaaaataaatttaattaattgaaaaataaaaaaaatatttttcaatttacacGAGAGGACGGTGAATAGTATAGTCCCACCAACCCAATTAAACCCACCAAATATCCTGGATCTACTTAActcaaatatttttcttaaattttatgctTGGGTTGGTAGTGTAtaccttttcattttttttgagattttataAAAGTGAATAGTAATGActctcatattaatatattgtaTCCTAAAATATTATGGGGGTCGATGcaccatatatatacatatatatatttttttaattttcaacattCAAATAGTTAGTTTTTGattgtattataatttatttataattgtataatagttgtaatattgttatttttttttttattattttatagtttatttatagttatcgtgagattaatttttatgttattttcttatttattgttgagtaaagtatatttttataattttaaaactttatgaGCGTATTTTtgtgtaaataaaaaattttagtccgtacaattataaataaaatataaaaaaaaatgtaattttaaaattttttctttttaatgtttggTCCATAGTTGTTCACTCTATATTAGGTATTAAGTAATTTTAGTGAGCTCAATGGTACTCAATTGCTTTAGGAATGTTGGAATTTTTGAATATTGTGCATCATGGTTGCTCAATACATACTCAATAACCCATATgtattctaaaataaataaaataataaatcaccttagttgatttttattttcaaacttttttacattttttaattcATTGTGGTCCTATATCGAACTTTATCGAACAAAATCATTAAAGATAATAATGACATTATTGAAGTACATgactaaaattataatataaatatatacctaCCACCTGACTGTGAACAAACCCCATTATAATTGTTAAAATTAGGGAAAGTTACAAAGATAATGTTTTTTtaccaaatattttcaaaaatactgggacacgacaaactttacatttttactgtccaagcccatttttatttcttttatactgtccaggcccaatatatttacttttatactgtaaacagTAACAAAACACAAACAGCACCTCTCCTTCGTGGTTGGGGACGAACAAATCAACACCAGAATTATAAAAACACCAggaaaaaaccataaaatctggcaaagagaaaaaattactaaatcaacaacaaattactgttttgtagtgttattttactgttgttttaatatgaaaaaaataccacgtaaatgaaatattatgaaaaatgaCAGGACATGGAATCTATACTAGTTTTCATaaagagcaatggacaatggGAAAAAGAATATAATTATTTCAAGAGAATGTGACAATGCtcgaaaacaacacaacaacaCTTGAAAATAACACACCAACAACAGACTCATACACATTGGAACACCAATTAGAAGTAGGAGGAGAGTCAAAAACAAGAGAATTTGAAAACGACAAATTCAACATAGTTGACTATGCGAAGCTGGTTGCtaaaaaaatggtagaaaaa from Cannabis sativa cultivar Pink pepper isolate KNU-18-1 chromosome 4, ASM2916894v1, whole genome shotgun sequence carries:
- the LOC115712609 gene encoding GTP cyclohydrolase 1; this encodes MGALDEGHFHEELEKGVPLSCHEMGFEGEPETMAIEDAVKVLLQGLNEDVNREGLRKTPLRVAKALREGTKGYRLKTKDIVQGALFPEVGVDNAVGQAGGVGGLVVVRDLDLFSYCESCLLPFQVKCHVGYVPSGRRVVGLSKLSRVADVFAKRLQDPKRLANEVCLALHRSIKPAGVAVMLQCLHIHFPNLESVFLDSNHKGWVELPVRSGSGVFEDESAEAWGDFFSLLKFRGISVDETSMRRSSVESWCPSQSATSKLEPVNQAMVTAVASILRSLGEDPSRKELLGTPARFVKWLMNFQNTKLEMKLNSLVFGKTDCPNPNGKVGCKEEKQMQSELNLPFWSQCEHHLLPFHGVVHIGYMCSEGLNPVGKSLLQSVVHFYGFKLQVQERLTRQIAETVSSFLGGDVIVVVEANHTCMISRGIEKFGSSTATIAVLGQYSTDSAARALFLQGIPKATVHQG